AGCCAGCCCGCCAGACGGCCGATCAGCCCGGTAGGTGCCTGGGGCAGGACGCCGGTTAGCAGGTGACGTGTGTTGGCCGCGGTCAGGGGCCCCAGCGGCAGGGCGAGGAGCGGCAGGTGGCGCCGCAGCCGGGCCAGCCAACTGGAAAGCGGCTTGTCCGTGCCCAGATACTCCGCACGCGCGGTGAGGATCATCAGGAGCGGCGCGGGGAACTCGGAAAGGCGTGCCGCCAGGTGCAGCAGGGCCTCCAGGGTGCCGGTGTCTGCCCAATGCAGGTCGTCCAACAGCAGCACCAGGGGTTCTCTAGCGTCGGGAGAAGGCAGCAGGCTGAGCACTGCCGCGCTCAGCGCCTCCAGAAGCCGGGACCGCATGTTGCCGAGGGCGGGGGGCACGGGGCCGTTGAGCAGGTCGGGGAGCAGCCGCGCGAGATCTTCCCGATACCGGGCTTCCAACCGCTCGTTAAGCCAGGTCGTCTCCCGTCCGAGAGCTTCCGTAAGGACCGCGAAGGGGAGGCGGGCGGTTTCCAGGGCCCGGCCCCGGAGCAGGGGGGCCTGGCGGCCCCGCGCCCAGGCGAGCAGTTCCCCGGCCAGCCGGGTCTTGCCGATGCCGGGCTCGCCACTGAGCAGCACGGCCTGCGGAGCCCCCCGCGCTGCACGGCGGTACGCCTCCACTAACCGCGCGAACTCCTCCTGCCGCCCGATCAGGGTGTCCCCAACCAGGAACGAGGGGAGCTCTGGCATGGCGGGCGGTGGGCTCTGTGGTGGGTCGGGTTCTGCTGCAGGGTGCGGCCTCGCCTGAGGGGGGGCTGTGCCCAGCTCGCGCCGCAGCGTCTCCCGACAGGTGCGCTCAGTCTCCAACGCGTCGGCGTTCCGACCCGCCGCCCGTTGAGCCCGCGCGAGTTGCCGGTAGGCGTCCTCGCTGAGTGGGTCATGGTCGACCCAGCGCCGGGCCGTGCTGATGGCGTCCCAGGGATGACCGGCCGACAACTGGGCTTGCGTGAGTCGGTCGAGCAGCCTGCCGTAGTGCTCCGCATATTCCAGGGTGCGAGCACTGACCCAATCGTCCCAGAGGGGAGACCCTCCTACGGCGAACCCCTGCAGGAAATCACCGCGCCAGAGCTGCAGGTCGGCGGGATCGGGAGTACGAGTGTAATCAATGGCCCGTGCGGCGAGGTCGAGGGCGTCCACCCACAGCCCGCCTCGGCGCAATTCGAGGCTGTCGCGCGTCACGCTCAACCCGGCGTCCCGGTCGAGGGCGACCTGGATGTGATGTAGGGCCAGGCGGAGGGCGGCGCGGGCCTTCTCAGGGGGACCGGGCCACAAGAGGTCAGCTAACTCGTCGCGGGGATGCGCTTCCCCATCCACGGCGAGGTAGGCGAGCAGGGCCAGCATCTTACGGGTGCGCAGGTGGACGGGTTGACCGTCCAGGTGCAGTTCGGGCACCCCGAGCAGGAAGAGTTGAAGTTGGCTCACACCGACCTCCAAAACACGGGTGAGGGGGCTGTCAACGCGAGTGGGGGAGCGCTGTCAACGAGTGTAAACGCATCGGGGTCCACGATGAAATCCGCCTATCGGCTCAGGACGCACGGTGCCGAGGGTGGCCAGGCGGGGCAGCTAGATGCTGCACCCAGAGGGGAAGGCTGTCTCGCGGAAAGGAGGGGCCAGACATCACTCGAGCCGCTCAAGGTCGTTCGATCACCCTTCCCGCTCACCCCGCGAAAGCACTGGAGGCAGCCTGACCGGCCCTCTTCGCAGCCGTCCCACCGCGCAGGGTCTGGTCCGTCCTGTCAACAGTCTCGCTGAGCATCAGGAGGAGTTATGCAGATCAACGGCATCAGCCACAGCACACGGCATTGGATGGAGCTCGGTTCCGTGCGGCACGCGCAACTCCTTCGCGAGGCATAGGAGACGCGGCTGCTCGCCACCCTGCCCAAGACTCCACTGCGCTGGCCGATGGCCCTGAGGCAGGCGTGGGAAGGACTGCTGGTTCACCTGCACCTGCGGCCTACGTCCTGATGCGAATTCCCACGAGAAGGTGTTGAGCACACCTAGCCATCCGATCAAGGAACTCCGGAGAAGGAACTGGCTCCGGGAGATGGACAACAGGTGGTGCGGTCCCGGCAAGGATCTGACGGAGTTCGTACGGGGAGATGGCGGGAACGGAGCCCGCTGGACATGGGCAACAACCTGGGGAGGGGCGCCTAATCCCCTTCCCGCCCTGCCCGGAACGCTCGCCTCCCTCAACGTGTGGATAGGGCTCCTCAGCCATACCAAAGAGACATTCACTCGCTTCCCCCATAGGAGGCCAGCTATGCTCATGCTGCTCAAGCCCATCGCCGCCGCCCTTCTGCTCGGCCTCGGCGTAACAGATTCGCGGGCAGCTCCAACGTCCCCTTCCCGACCCGTCATCCTCCCCCTGCGATGCGAACGCTCGGCGGCACTGGAGTGTGTTCTGGGCGCGCCCGGACAGACTTGGACACTCGAGCCCCCTACCTCTCGCCGAATGTTGAGCGAGAAGTTCTTTCTGACGTTGGAACTCGTGGGGCCCTACGAGTGGCGGGACTTCACCTTCTCGCTGCCATTGAACGAGGACCGCACCGGGGTTCGGGGCCGCGCTGGTGACCACCTGCTCTTAGGTGTGCCGTCGCACTTGAACGAGGACCAGTTCTTCGCCTGCCAGCCGGTCGTTCCCCTGACGACAGAGACCACGCTGGCTGAATGCACGCCCCTTACCTTCGCGGACCAAATCCTGCCCGAGTGCGTGAAGCGGGAAGGCCGGGACGGTGTCACCGGGCTGCGCTGTTTCGCTGGTCCGCCGGTGGCCCTCGGCCGTCCTCCTAAGGTCTAGGGGCACCTAATTAGAAGCAGGCCCACTTTTCGCCTTTTGCCATTCGCACCTTTCTTCCTCAATGGGAAGGGCGCGAAGGGGGATGGCAGCGGGAAGATGACCGTGCCTTGCGCGTGCCTTATAGGGGCGGGCGTCATGGGCAGTAGAGGACGGTCAAGGAACAGCAAGTAGGTCTGGAGAACCCCTTGAAGACGGAGTTAGGGGCATCTTGGGCCTTCAAGGGACACCAGAGACTCAGGGGAGCTTCCACCTACGGATCAGAAGGCCAGGAGTTCGAATCTCTTCGGGCGCGCCAAGAAAACCCCCTCCCAGAGGGGGTTTCTCATTTTGGGTTTAGATTGGGGGAGGGCGTCGTGCCTTGTTCGTGCCTTATTGACACGAGACGCTATCAACAGCTCGTCGTTGCCATTATGAGAGGGGTTTTCAGGAGGCGATTCAAGTGTCGTACAAGTAGAGAACAGAGCTTGACTCGGTATTCTCATGCGGTAAGGTAGATTTGACTCCATCTGAGGTCTTAGGGGGTGAGACGGAACACGCGGAGGTAGTCAAAGCGGGCCTGATAGCCAGCGTGACTCAGGGCCACCAGACCCAACTGCGCCTTCCGGCCCAGTTGGTGGGTATAGGTACCGCCCCGTTCCCATACGCGGTCGTCGGTACTTGTGAACGGGGTGTAGCGCTCCTCACTCCCCACCGTCCTTTTCACGATCCGCAGCCAGGTTGTCGGGGCAGGTGTGCCCACCACGCCGTAGCCAGCCCTGACCGACCCGGTTTCCTCGCTCGCCTTTATAAAACTAGAGATACGGACAACCCCGAGCGCGCCGACCGTCAGCCTCAAGAAATTCCGGTCGTCCCCGTACACCACCAGGCCCGCCTCCACTTCGCCTGGCGCAGTCCCCTCAGGCAAGGGAAAGGTCATTTTCGTCTCTACCACGTAGTTCCCGGTGGGCGCCCTCTCCAGTAAGGCGGGTGCTGTGCCGTCCCGCAGGTCCCCGGCCACCGTCGTGAGGTGAAAGGCCCCTCCGGTCACACGTGTGCCAGAAGGTGAACGCAACCACCTCCACTGCGGCCCAAGCCTGGTCCCGTTGAACTCGTCGGACAACTCGGGGAAGGCGGGCCCCAACCGCTCGGCCGGGACTGCTCCAACAGCCGGTGGCTTGGGGTCGTTCGCCCTCAGGGCTGGAGCAGGCTGTGTTCCTTCCGAAGGGCCGCGACCATGACGGACCGTCGGCCAGCCTCCCACCCAGTCGACAGGGTCCAGCATGAGATGCCGCTTGTTGATCTGCGTCTGCCCCTGGAAGTACGGATCGTGCCGGTCGATCGCGTGGTAGAACAGCCAGTCCCGCCCGGCGGCATCCGCAACGACACTTCCCGACCCGGGACCGACCCAGCAGTTGCCATTCATCATCAGCACGGGCGTCCCACCTGTCCAGGCGCTGTTCAGGTCGCGGCCCTCCCGGTCCAGAAAGGGTCCGGTGGGCGAAGGGGAACGCCCAACGAAGATGCCGTTGCCAGTCAGGGGCCCCAGGCAGCACGGACTGCTGGACGCCATCAGGTAGTAGAAGCCGCCACGCCTCACCACCTCGGGAGTGCCAAACCCCGCTGGGCCCGACGGGGCGGCCACGCAAACCTGAGTGCGTGGGTCGCTCCGCAAGCCGTCTCGGGACAGTTGGCGCACCCAGATGCCACTTTCGGAGCTTCCGTAGTACACATGGGATTGACCCCGCGCGTCCTGGATGACGTCCGGGTCCAGCACGGCCAGTTCCCCCTGGGCCTCCACCACCGGGCGGCCGCTGTCCACCCAGGGGCCCGCGGGGCTCCGGCTAGTCGCCACACCGATGGCTGAACCACCGGCGTCGGTGCGTGAGGCGGCGTAGTACAGCCGGTACGTGCCGTCTGGCCAGGCGACGGCGTCCGGCGCCCAGAAGAGGCCGTCCGGGGCCACCCATTCCGGCTGGATGGGGAGGGCGTCGCCCACGAGTTCCCAGCGGGTGAGGTCGGCGCTGCGCAGGATGGTGATGGGGTGGAGGGGGTAGGCCCCTGCACCATTGTTCTCCGTGTCATCGTGAGGGTCACTCGTGCAGTAGGCGTACCAGTGGGCATCGCCAGGAATGCGTGAGCGGAGGATGGACGGGTCCCCGCAGGCGACCACCGGCTGGGGACCAGGGATATCCAGGGGATTGGTGTAAGTGCGCCGGGTAAGCCCGCCTCCCGCATTCACTGCCTGGAACACAGCAAGAGCGGTCAGCCACGCGGCCGTGAGGAGGACGGGGGCGATCGGCACTCGCTTCATGAGATCCTCCTGAGCGGGAAGGAAGCAGCGGCAGAATACGTATTCTGCCGAGCACGGGTTGCTGTTGCGCTCCATGCCCGAGGCTTGAACCCTTACCAGTACACCCAGCTCACGGTGTCTGCCTGCAGGCGAAGAAGCCATCTGAGGGCCGCCTCGCGGCTGTGGAGCGAGACGGTATAGCGGGCAGCTTGAATTTCAAGTGCCCGCTGCACCATCTCGCTGTTCAGTTGGCAGACCCTATCCGGCAGGGTGAACTGGAACAGGGTCAACGAGTAATGCAGGTCTGACATGACTCCTCCCTGCAGAGCGCCCGCACTACTGTGAACGGTGTTCCTGCCGACGCCCTAATGAGCGGGCCGGAGATGGAGGTGGATCATGAGCTTATCTCAGGCAGAGCTCACGGCTGAATGCCAGCGCGAGGGACCCTCGGCACGCGGAGCGAGCAGCCTTGCCTCCTGCGCTTCCCGGAGGAATTGGTCGTGCCTCGTATGCGCGTACTTCAGCCACTGCGCCGTGCTGTGGTTGGTGCCGTTGATGGTCATACCTTCTCCTTGTGCCTGTCGAGTGAACAGGGCCAACGAGGAGTCCAGGTAATCCAGAACTCCTCCCCACATGGCGGCGCGGTCCGCTCGGGCACTTCGGCTTTCCCCCTCCTCCGGCGGATCGGCTCACTGCTTGGAAACGCCGGGCTGCGGCGGGCAGGGAGCCGGTGAAGTCACGGTAGTCCCGTCGGGGCATACCTTGATCTTGGCGCCCCACAGCGAGGCGTCCGCCGGGGTGCCGAGCAGGAAGAGGCTCAGGAGCAGCGCGGCGACGGGGTGGTTCATAGGGCCTCCTTCGGCGGGTGAAGTGGACGTAGAATCCGGCTGGACCGTAGGGGGCTACGTCATCCCGTCGTCGCCCTGCACGGGCGTCATTGGACGGCATTTCTCCCAGGGACTTCGGCCGTGGGCTGCCCCCGGCTCCTGCTCACCGGCCCCCGTCCCTCTGCCGATGGCTGATTCATATCGTGCCCGTCAGCACGTTTACATTGTGTTGACAAGTCTTTCAATATGCGTTGACAACCGTCCCCAACGGCGTTTCTGAGGTCTGGTGTGAGCCAGCTTCAGCTCATTCCGCTCAGGGGTTGTTCCAAGTTGTTGGCTTTGAAGAGTTCGCGACTTAGGGCAATCAAGGCAACTTTTCCCTGCAAGCCCTGCTACCCACAGTAGCAGCGTTAGGGGTGGCACTCGCGTGTACGTTAGCTAGGGGACTGAGTCTTGAGAGGCAAGCAGCATTCGGGCCTGGTCGGCGAAGGTGGCGGCCTCAGAGAGCCGCCCCTGGGCCCGGGCCGTCTCTGCTGCCCGCAGAAGCCAGGGGGCGGCCTGGGCGTCATTTCCACCCGCGCGCCAGTGTTCAGCAATGCGCGCTGCCTGGCCCCCATGCGCCGCGAGCGTGCGCGCCGCCGCCCGGTGCAACAGGGTTCGCACCAGGACGGGCGTCTCCCGAGCCAGAAATTCGGCCATCAGGTCATGGCTGAAGCGCTCGCCCTCCATCATCTGCGCGGCCTCCAGCTCCGCCCAGCCCTCGGCCACGTCGAGGATCGGTGCTTGCAACATCTCGGCGACAAGCTCCAGAGTGAAGTCGTGCTGGAGTACGGCGGCCGCTCGCGCCGCCTGGAGGGCCCTCCGGGAAAGCCGCCCCGTCCGCCGGGTCAGCACTTCCTGCACGCGGGGAGGCAGCGAGAACTGCCCGTCCTCAATGCCCCGCGTCTCCACGAGGTGCCGCACCGTCTCCAGCAGCATTTGTGGATTCCCCCCTGTGAAGGCCCGGAGCGCGTTGAAGCGGGCGCCAAGGTCCGGCACCCCCAGGCTCGCGACAAACGTCTTGACCGCTGCTTCGTTCAGAGGTTCCAATTCAATTCGGATGGCCATTCCGGCGGCGACCTGTTGCTCAATCATCGCCTCCCCCTCGGGAGGCAGTTCGCCGCGCCGGAAACAGGTGATGATGTAGGGAAGGCCCTCCGGCTGACCTACGGGAAAGACTGACGAGGACACGACGTGCCCCACCTGCAAGGAGGCGGGGTCGCTGAACTGCAGGTCGTCCACGATGACGACCTCAACCTCGCGGAGCGCGAACCCGTACACGTACTGGAGCGCTGTCAGCAGGGGCGTGGTCAGGTGTGCAGGCTGGACAGTCGTCGTCTCCTCCCAGCCTTTGGGGGTGAGTTCGGGGAGCAGCGGGGCGAGCGCCACGCGCATCCACGGTTCCAGCGACAGGGTCGGGTACGAGCGCAGAATCGTGCGAATATGGCGCGTCACGCTGCTATACGGCACATGGCAGTCGCCTGGGCAGTTCTCGAAGGCCAGGACCCGGCCATGAACTTGGGCGAAGTCCAGCGCCAAGCGGGATTTGCCCTCTCCGGGATCGCCCACGATATGAATGACCTGGCCCCGCCCCCACGCCTCCTCCATCTGCGCCCAGACATCCTCCCGCCCCACGAGCCGGGGCGGACGCAGCATGGAGAGGGGCAGCTCTGAGTGGAAGAGTCGAGGGGTGGATCCGGCACTCTGGGCAAGTTGGCCTGTCAGAGCATGGGGTGGCATCTCTGGCTCGACGCCCAGCTCGTGCCGCAGCACTTCCCGGCCACGCTGTTCCGTCTTCACCGCTTCCGCGTTCCGGCCTGCCGCGCGTAGTGCCCACGTAAGCTGTCGGTAGGCATCCTCACTGAGAGGGTCGTGCCGCACCCAGCGTTGTGCGGTGGTGATGGCACCTTCGAGCTGCCCACTCTCCAACTGGTAACGGGTGAGCCGGGCGAGGAGGACGCTGAAGCGTTCAGCAAAGTGCAGGGCTCGGGCATTCACCCACTCGCTCCAGGAGGGGGAGGCCGTCAGGGTGAGACCTTGCAGGAAATCGCCGCGCCAGAGTTCCAGAACTTCTGAGCGTGGAGGCTCCTCCCGCTCCCCCAGTTCCAGCACGTCTGCCCAGAGCCCGGCGTGGCGGGTGAGTTCGACTCTGTCGAGCATGACGCTCAACCCGATATCCCGGCCCAGGACGGCGTGAATGTGATACAGGGCCAGGCGCAGGGCGGCCCGGGCGGAGGTCTGGGAGCCTGGCCACAGCATCTCGGACAACTCGTCGCGTGAGTGCGGCCCGGCCTCCACGACGAGGTAGGCAAGCAACGCCAGCATCTTGCGGGTCCGCAGGTGAACGGGCTGGCCGTTCAGGCGGACCCTGGGCACGCCGAGCAGAAACATCTGGAGCTGGTTCACACCGGGCCTCCAAAACGCGGACGAGGGGGTTGTCAACGCAGGTGGAGCAGGTTGTCAACAGAGTGTAAACGCCCTGGAGTCCATCATGAAGTCCGCCCACCAACAGAGGACGACAGGGGCTTTTGGTCGGAAAGCGGGGCGACCAGAAGCTGGGCCTGTAGGGAAAGGCCATCCCACACCTGCGGCGATATACGTACGCCGGGGAAGCTCTTCAGTGTCCTTTTCTCCCCGGTCTGCGCCCCCGCTTGAGCCACGCGGCCTTCTATCCGTCATACGGAAAGGATCATCACATGCCTGCATGCCAGCCGGACCTCCTCTCGTCCCTGCGCCTCGGCCTGACCCTGGTCCTGACCGCCGCCCTCACCGCCTGCTCCTCGGCTCCGCAGAGCCAAACGCCCGGCCTTGATCCAGTTGCCACCTATTCCTACGAGCCCGGAACGGATTACTCCTGGACCAGCGTGACCCAGGGGACGGACATGTCCCCGGGAACCCCTAGCTCCCCCTGGCGTGGGCTGGCGGTGAGCGCAGCGGGTGAAGCCACCGACCTCGACCTGACGAGCGGGAGCTGGGACTCGGCCACCAACGGTTACGGTCCGATTGAGATCGACCGCAGCAACAACAGCAGCACGGCAGGGGACGGCCGGACGCTGACGATCGGTGGCGTGGCCTATGCCAAAGGGTTGGGTGCCCATGCGAACTCCGATATCCGATACACCTTGCCCGGCCAGTGCACGACCTTCACCGCCAGTATCGGGGTGGATGACGAGGTGGGCGAC
This is a stretch of genomic DNA from Deinococcus apachensis DSM 19763. It encodes these proteins:
- a CDS encoding family 43 glycosylhydrolase; the encoded protein is MKRVPIAPVLLTAAWLTALAVFQAVNAGGGLTRRTYTNPLDIPGPQPVVACGDPSILRSRIPGDAHWYAYCTSDPHDDTENNGAGAYPLHPITILRSADLTRWELVGDALPIQPEWVAPDGLFWAPDAVAWPDGTYRLYYAASRTDAGGSAIGVATSRSPAGPWVDSGRPVVEAQGELAVLDPDVIQDARGQSHVYYGSSESGIWVRQLSRDGLRSDPRTQVCVAAPSGPAGFGTPEVVRRGGFYYLMASSSPCCLGPLTGNGIFVGRSPSPTGPFLDREGRDLNSAWTGGTPVLMMNGNCWVGPGSGSVVADAAGRDWLFYHAIDRHDPYFQGQTQINKRHLMLDPVDWVGGWPTVRHGRGPSEGTQPAPALRANDPKPPAVGAVPAERLGPAFPELSDEFNGTRLGPQWRWLRSPSGTRVTGGAFHLTTVAGDLRDGTAPALLERAPTGNYVVETKMTFPLPEGTAPGEVEAGLVVYGDDRNFLRLTVGALGVVRISSFIKASEETGSVRAGYGVVGTPAPTTWLRIVKRTVGSEERYTPFTSTDDRVWERGGTYTHQLGRKAQLGLVALSHAGYQARFDYLRVFRLTP
- a CDS encoding BTAD domain-containing putative transcriptional regulator, which encodes MNQLQMFLLGVPRVRLNGQPVHLRTRKMLALLAYLVVEAGPHSRDELSEMLWPGSQTSARAALRLALYHIHAVLGRDIGLSVMLDRVELTRHAGLWADVLELGEREEPPRSEVLELWRGDFLQGLTLTASPSWSEWVNARALHFAERFSVLLARLTRYQLESGQLEGAITTAQRWVRHDPLSEDAYRQLTWALRAAGRNAEAVKTEQRGREVLRHELGVEPEMPPHALTGQLAQSAGSTPRLFHSELPLSMLRPPRLVGREDVWAQMEEAWGRGQVIHIVGDPGEGKSRLALDFAQVHGRVLAFENCPGDCHVPYSSVTRHIRTILRSYPTLSLEPWMRVALAPLLPELTPKGWEETTTVQPAHLTTPLLTALQYVYGFALREVEVVIVDDLQFSDPASLQVGHVVSSSVFPVGQPEGLPYIITCFRRGELPPEGEAMIEQQVAAGMAIRIELEPLNEAAVKTFVASLGVPDLGARFNALRAFTGGNPQMLLETVRHLVETRGIEDGQFSLPPRVQEVLTRRTGRLSRRALQAARAAAVLQHDFTLELVAEMLQAPILDVAEGWAELEAAQMMEGERFSHDLMAEFLARETPVLVRTLLHRAAARTLAAHGGQAARIAEHWRAGGNDAQAAPWLLRAAETARAQGRLSEAATFADQARMLLASQDSVP